Proteins co-encoded in one Bacillus sp. FSL H8-0547 genomic window:
- a CDS encoding M28 family peptidase, translating into MKKPILSLTLAASLAIGAVSVQAAVNQEPAAKAAQHFQDPFEKKILKAISAENIYENIDYLSKVPRVAGTDSEAKAVQFIKEEFESYGYKADVQPFTFYGYTPPSSISLSVDGYGGELKPQAFTYSVSGNVSGELASAGLGKKDELSSLDLNGKIALIKRGEISFAEKVLNAAEKGAAGVIIYNNSEGALSGTLGEHNDKFVPSAALSKAEGEALLSHIGKTVSLSIVGAETGEKTSHNVIAVKKPTGKKSEANDIIVLGAHHDSVAGAPGANDDASGTAMTLELARVLKNVPADTEIRFVTFGAEEVGLLGSEHYVSMLSDDEISRTVANFNLDMVGSRDAGDLVMLTLDGKPNLVTDLAQKSSGKLNGEPTPYGQGGRSDHVPFAEAGIPAALFIHSPSEPWYHTPEDSIDKISKEKLQDTAEIVGTAIYDRARLDQIGPKPKKAPKVKAPDELKTEENIK; encoded by the coding sequence ATGAAAAAACCGATCCTATCTCTTACTCTGGCAGCATCTCTGGCAATTGGAGCTGTCAGTGTACAGGCTGCTGTAAATCAGGAGCCTGCGGCGAAAGCGGCTCAGCACTTCCAGGACCCTTTTGAAAAGAAGATCCTAAAGGCAATCAGCGCAGAAAACATCTATGAAAATATTGATTACCTATCAAAAGTTCCGCGTGTGGCTGGAACGGATTCTGAGGCTAAAGCTGTTCAGTTTATAAAAGAGGAATTTGAATCATACGGGTATAAAGCCGATGTTCAGCCGTTCACATTTTACGGTTATACTCCGCCAAGCAGCATCTCCCTTTCAGTAGATGGCTACGGCGGTGAATTGAAGCCTCAGGCGTTTACTTATTCTGTGAGCGGAAATGTGTCAGGAGAACTCGCTTCAGCTGGCCTTGGCAAAAAGGACGAGCTTTCTTCACTTGATTTGAACGGGAAAATTGCCCTTATCAAACGCGGGGAAATAAGTTTTGCTGAAAAAGTGCTCAATGCAGCGGAAAAAGGAGCTGCAGGGGTCATTATCTATAACAATTCTGAGGGAGCACTAAGCGGAACCCTCGGAGAACACAACGACAAATTCGTTCCTTCAGCTGCATTATCAAAAGCAGAAGGTGAAGCGCTGCTGTCACATATCGGGAAAACGGTTTCCCTCTCCATTGTGGGAGCAGAAACGGGCGAAAAAACGTCCCACAATGTAATAGCCGTGAAAAAACCGACAGGCAAAAAGTCTGAAGCGAATGATATTATCGTTCTCGGTGCACATCATGACTCTGTTGCGGGTGCCCCGGGAGCAAATGATGATGCCTCAGGAACTGCAATGACTCTTGAGCTTGCACGCGTTCTGAAGAATGTACCGGCAGATACAGAAATACGCTTTGTGACATTTGGTGCGGAAGAAGTAGGATTGCTTGGATCAGAACACTATGTAAGCATGTTATCAGACGATGAAATCAGCCGCACAGTTGCTAACTTTAACCTTGATATGGTTGGCAGCAGAGATGCCGGCGATCTTGTTATGCTGACACTTGACGGCAAGCCGAACCTTGTCACAGACCTTGCTCAAAAATCAAGCGGAAAACTAAACGGCGAACCGACGCCATATGGACAGGGAGGACGCAGTGATCATGTTCCTTTTGCGGAAGCGGGAATTCCTGCTGCGCTGTTTATTCACAGTCCCTCCGAGCCTTGGTATCATACGCCTGAAGATTCTATAGACAAAATCAGCAAAGAAAAGCTTCAGGATACAGCTGAAATTGTCGGAACAGCCATTTATGACCGTGCCAGATTGGATCAGATCGGACCAAAACCGAAAAAAGCTCCAAAGGTTAAAGCACCGGATGAGCTCAAAACAGAAGAGAATATCAAGTAA